The Fusarium oxysporum Fo47 chromosome II, complete sequence genome includes a region encoding these proteins:
- a CDS encoding platelet-activating factor acetylhydrolase, isoform II-domain-containing protein translates to MNASKMSYLSRLSPIPSFPEYTGPYKVGTVDVEIPISELEAPSAAPEGVDKIHTVQYRMFYPAVPESHEKHISWLPNPQRQHLVAYTKFLGIGPMLAEFLSFLPRHLHYTTIPAHKNAKLLESSTENKRWPTMIFSHGLGGCRNSYSYIAGSLASHGIVVICPEHRDGSAVASFIRIPEKQNGTITSNGRIHVPYEKISHDVSPEVYQAREAQLRIRCWELGMIHQAMLAVDNGTQLTNLNRSTPSLDQFIGRCNIHEPGSIIFAGHSFGAATMTQLLKSTYYADVPEVAAMEKPIFVPAEGSDIRKQVTEKTLVMLLDMWCMPLMAPNSAPLFNLPLPAYADKASAPGGKAILAVESEHFFKWTDHLHMKARVLSPDPTVKVVTTQLFERPSGYKMSEPNFFYVVNSAHLNQSDFGILFPWLTQKIFKAEQPERALRLNLRAQLQMLRENNVPVGRTFAGDLVDGTSFDKLDKFNEANGDPCKDGINNDQAIFDKSGNNPVEFWRWIDIIGLGDAVGKKTTEKKVEEGEEEMKGELDPSEELPGAPPSMTGAVSAAAA, encoded by the exons ATGAACGCCTCCAAAATGTCCTACCTCTCGCGCTTAAGCCCCATTCCCTCATTCCCTGAGTACACAGGGCCCTACAAGGTCGGCACCGTCGATGTCGAGATTCCTATCTCTGAACTTGAAGCGCCCAGCGCTGCCCCAGAAGGCGTCGATAAGATTCATACCGTCCAGTATCGCATGTTCTACCCAGCTGTTCCCGAATCGCACGAGAAGCACATCAGCTGGTTGCCCAATCCTCAGCGACAGCATCTCGTTGCATACACAAAGTTTCTTGGTATTGGGCCTATGTTGGCAGAGTTCCTTTC ATTCCTGCCCCGACATCTTCACTATACTACGATCCCAGCCCACAAGAATGCGAAACTCCTCGAATCCTCGACCGAGAACAAGCGATGGCCAACCATGATCTTTTCCCACGGTCTGGGAGGATGCCGAAACTCCTACTCTTACATCGCAGGCTCCCTTGCCTCTCACGGTATCGTCGTCATCTGCCCTGAGCATCGCGATGGCAGCGCCGTCGCAAGCTTCATTCGAATTCCCGAGAAGCAAAACGGAACCATTACCTCCAACGGCCGAATTCATGTTCCCTACGAGAAGATCTCACACGATGTCAGCCCCGAAGTCTACCAAGCCCGCGAAGCCCAACTCCGAATTCGATGCTGGGAGCTCGGTATGATCCATCAAGCCATGCTCGCCGTTGACAATGGCACACAATTGACCAACCTGAACCGCTCGACCCCTAGCCTCGATCAATTCATCGGCCGATGCAATATCCACGAGCCTGGCAGCATCATCTTCGCTGGCCACAGCTTTGGAGCAGCTACTATGACACAATTGCTCAAGAGCACATACTACGCCGATGTTCCAGAAGTTGCCGCCATGGAGAAGCCCATCTTTGTCCCTGCTGAGGGCAGTGATATTCGAAAGCAGGTCACTGAGAAGACACTCGTCATGTTGCTCGACATGTGGTGCATGCCCTTGATGGCTCCCAACTCGGCACCCCTGTTCAATCTGCCGCTACCTGCATATGCCGACAAGGCCAGCGCTCCTGGTGGAAAGGCTATTCTGGCAGTCGAATCGGAGCACTTCTTCAAGTGGACCGACCATCTTCACATGAAGGCGCGTGTTCTGAGCCCAGATCCTACCGTCAAGGTTGTTACAACCCAGCTTTTCGAACGACCCAGTGGGTACAAGATGTCAGAACCAAACTTCTTCTACGTCGTCAACTCTGCGCATCTCAACCAGTCCGACTTTGGAATCTTGTTCCCATGGTTGACGcagaagatcttcaaggCTGAACAGCCCGAGCGAGCGCTTCGTCTTAACCTCCGCGCCCAGCTCCAGATGCTTCGCGAGAACAACGTCCCCGTCGGTCGTACATTCGCTGGAGACCTCGTTGACGGTACTTCGTTCGATAAGCTCGACAAGTTCAACGAAGCCAACGGCGATCCCTGCAAAGACGGCATCAACAATGATCAAGCCATCTTTGACAAGAGCGGTAACAACCCTGTCGAGTTCTGGCGATGGATCGACATCATTGGTCTTGGAGACGCCGTGGGTAAGAAGACgaccgagaagaaggtcgaggagggcgaggaggagatgaagggcGAACTTGACCCCAGTGAGGAGTTGCCCGGAGCACCACCTTCTATGACCGGAGCTGTCAGTGCTGCTGCAGCGTAA
- a CDS encoding uncharacterized protein (expressed protein), translating to MFIKTVIILLASLSHGKEIMQRRHDVSSPIMDQFPWSSFLNKTGLDPLQYLKPPSDDTPETLACTTARPPISDIRASLTITRNLVPIDSPAQSP from the coding sequence ATGTTCATCAAGACAGTCATTATCTTATTGGCCTCCTTATCGCACGGAAAAGAAATTATGCAGAGACGCCACGATGTATCATCACCTATCATGGATCAATTCCCATGGTCCTCCTTCCTCAACAAAACAGGCCTCGATCCGCTTCAATATCTCAAACCTCCATCTGACGACACACCCGAGACACTCGCCTGCACCACGGCAAGACCTCCAATCTCAGACATTCGGGCATCACTAACGATAACCAGGAACCTGGTCCCGATCGACTCGCCTGCCCAGTCGCCATAG